A part of Jiangella alba genomic DNA contains:
- a CDS encoding cupin domain-containing protein → MTALPAPDPSAAPVQQAVLAAEPAPSGHPGYGLHAGVTHLLPGGSTPLIRHDVAEFVLVHEGVLDAELDGDVRRVGRGDHFTVPAGCWHGFTNPGAEPASMIFAFGGEPGPVTVRRDRPAREGSLS, encoded by the coding sequence GTGACGGCCCTGCCGGCGCCGGACCCGTCCGCCGCGCCCGTCCAGCAGGCCGTGCTCGCCGCCGAGCCGGCGCCGTCCGGCCACCCCGGCTACGGGCTGCACGCCGGCGTCACCCACCTGCTTCCCGGCGGCTCGACGCCGCTGATCAGGCACGACGTCGCCGAGTTCGTGCTGGTGCACGAGGGCGTCCTCGACGCCGAGCTGGACGGCGACGTCCGCCGGGTCGGGCGCGGCGACCACTTCACCGTCCCGGCCGGGTGCTGGCACGGCTTCACCAACCCCGGCGCTGAGCCGGCCTCGATGATCTTCGCCTTCGGCGGCGAGCCGGGACCGGTCACCGTGCGACGCGACCGTCCGGCCCGAGAAGGGAGCCTGTCATGA